A genome region from Bradyrhizobium commune includes the following:
- a CDS encoding lysine--tRNA ligase, translating into MSVIDPNMSPSDLRALAEQSNAWPFEQAKAIVARLKKSPKDEVLFETGYGPSGLPHIGTFGEVARTSMVRHAFRVLTEDKIKTRLLAFSDDMDGLRKVPDNVPNKDLLAQYLGRPLTAVPDPFSNEYPSFGAANNARLRAFLDHFGFDYEFASSTEYYKSGRFDATLLKMLAAYDQIMAIILPTLGPDRRATYSPFLPISKTTGIVLQVPMIRRDVAAGTVTYVDPDTNEEVETSVTGGNVKCQWKADWAMRWVALGVDYEMAGKDLIDSVKLSGAIARALGATPPEGFNYELFLDEKGQKISKSKGNGLTIDEWLRYASPESLSLFMYREPKAAKRLFFDVIPRQVDDYQQFIDGFAKQDDKQQLGNPVWHIHNGHPPQGDMPVTFQLLLTLVSSSNAENAETLWGFIGRYRPGVSPQTHPKLDAMVGYAINYYRDFVAPTKQFREPNETERAALQDLRDALSQLPPESSAEDIQNVVYEIGRRDPFLDQVKKGKDGRPGVTLDWFNMLYQVLLGQEKGPRFGSFVAVYGVQNAVNMIDGALARSA; encoded by the coding sequence TCCGTCGGGCCTGCCGCATATCGGAACGTTCGGCGAGGTCGCGCGCACCTCGATGGTGCGGCATGCTTTCCGCGTGCTCACCGAGGACAAGATCAAGACGCGCCTGCTCGCCTTCTCCGACGACATGGACGGCCTGCGCAAGGTGCCGGACAACGTGCCGAACAAGGATCTGCTTGCGCAATATCTCGGACGCCCGCTCACCGCGGTGCCGGACCCGTTCTCGAACGAATATCCCTCGTTCGGCGCCGCGAACAACGCGCGCCTGCGCGCGTTTCTGGATCATTTCGGCTTCGATTACGAATTCGCGAGCTCGACCGAGTACTATAAGTCGGGCCGCTTCGATGCGACGCTGCTGAAGATGCTGGCCGCCTACGATCAGATCATGGCGATCATCCTGCCGACGCTCGGGCCCGACCGTCGCGCGACCTATTCGCCGTTCCTGCCGATCAGCAAGACCACCGGAATCGTGCTGCAAGTGCCGATGATCCGCCGCGACGTCGCGGCCGGCACGGTGACCTATGTCGACCCTGATACCAACGAGGAAGTCGAGACATCAGTCACCGGCGGCAATGTCAAATGCCAGTGGAAGGCCGATTGGGCGATGCGCTGGGTCGCGCTCGGCGTCGACTACGAGATGGCCGGCAAGGACCTGATCGACTCGGTAAAACTCTCCGGCGCGATCGCCAGGGCGCTCGGCGCCACGCCGCCCGAAGGCTTCAATTACGAGCTCTTCCTCGACGAGAAGGGCCAGAAGATCTCGAAGTCGAAGGGCAATGGTCTCACCATCGACGAATGGCTGCGCTACGCCTCGCCGGAATCGCTGTCGCTGTTCATGTATCGCGAGCCGAAGGCGGCGAAGCGGCTGTTCTTCGACGTCATCCCGCGCCAGGTCGACGACTACCAGCAGTTCATCGACGGCTTTGCGAAGCAGGATGACAAGCAGCAGCTTGGCAATCCCGTCTGGCACATCCACAACGGCCATCCGCCGCAGGGCGACATGCCCGTGACGTTTCAGCTTCTGCTGACGCTGGTATCGTCGTCGAACGCGGAAAATGCCGAGACGCTGTGGGGCTTCATCGGCCGCTACCGTCCCGGCGTGAGCCCGCAGACGCATCCGAAGCTCGATGCGATGGTCGGCTACGCCATCAATTATTACCGCGACTTCGTCGCGCCGACGAAGCAGTTCCGCGAACCGAATGAGACCGAGCGCGCCGCGCTCCAGGATCTGCGTGATGCGCTGTCGCAGCTGCCGCCGGAATCCTCGGCCGAGGACATCCAGAACGTCGTCTACGAGATCGGCCGCCGCGATCCCTTCCTCGACCAGGTCAAGAAGGGGAAGGACGGCCGTCCCGGCGTCACGCTCGACTGGTTCAACATGCTCTATCAGGTGCTGCTTGGCCAGGAGAAGGGCCCGCGCTTCGGCTCGTTCGTCGCGGTGTATGGCGTGCAGAACGCGGTCAACATGATCGACGGCGCGCTGGCGAGGAGCGCGTGA
- a CDS encoding S24 family peptidase: MVTQAKAQRMLTHDQIWGALDRLAARAGLSPSGLAKRAGLDPTTFNKSKRVTSDGRERWPSTESIAKALAAAESSIDLFARLIDDDSGDGRTVPLLGFAHASATGAFDESGFPAGKGWTEIALPTAEDQHTFALEISGDTLRPAYRDGDVILVSPETPIRKGDRVLLKTKAGDVTVATLKRRTAKALELQPLDAAQAERTIAVGEVAWIARIVWASQ, encoded by the coding sequence ATGGTCACGCAGGCCAAAGCGCAGAGGATGCTGACCCACGACCAGATCTGGGGCGCGCTGGATCGGCTGGCCGCGCGCGCCGGGCTGTCGCCATCCGGCCTCGCCAAGCGTGCCGGCCTCGATCCCACCACCTTCAACAAGTCCAAGCGCGTCACCTCTGACGGCCGCGAGCGCTGGCCCTCGACCGAATCGATCGCGAAGGCGCTGGCCGCGGCCGAGTCGTCGATCGACCTTTTTGCCAGGCTGATCGACGACGATTCCGGCGATGGCCGAACCGTGCCGCTGCTCGGCTTCGCGCACGCCAGCGCGACCGGCGCGTTCGACGAGTCCGGCTTTCCGGCTGGCAAAGGCTGGACCGAGATCGCGCTTCCGACCGCGGAGGATCAGCACACGTTTGCGCTGGAGATCTCAGGCGATACGCTGCGGCCAGCCTATCGCGACGGCGACGTCATCCTGGTCTCCCCCGAAACGCCGATCCGCAAAGGCGATCGCGTGCTGTTGAAGACGAAGGCGGGCGACGTGACGGTCGCGACATTGAAGCGCCGCACCGCCAAGGCGCTGGAGTTGCAGCCGCTCGATGCGGCGCAGGCAGAGCGGACGATCGCGGTGGGTGAGGTGGCGTGGATCGCCAGGATCGTCTGGGCGAGCCAGTGA
- a CDS encoding DUF952 domain-containing protein, with protein sequence MVKIYKICPASAWREAERQGVYRGSADDSRDGFIHFSTAAQVPETLRKHYFGQRALFLVEVDGDALGAELRWERSRNEELFPHLYGELDLGAVISVMNLNMRSDGGHDVPELAP encoded by the coding sequence GTGGTCAAGATCTACAAAATCTGTCCGGCCTCGGCCTGGCGCGAGGCGGAACGGCAGGGCGTCTACCGTGGCAGCGCGGACGATTCGCGCGACGGCTTCATCCATTTCTCCACTGCCGCCCAGGTTCCCGAGACCCTGCGCAAGCATTATTTCGGCCAGCGCGCGCTGTTCCTGGTCGAGGTCGATGGCGATGCGCTCGGAGCCGAGCTGCGCTGGGAGCGCTCGCGCAATGAGGAGCTGTTTCCGCATCTTTATGGCGAGCTCGATCTGGGCGCGGTCATCTCGGTGATGAACCTCAACATGCGTTCCGACGGCGGCCACGACGTTCCGGAGCTTGCCCCGTGA
- a CDS encoding quinone-dependent dihydroorotate dehydrogenase → MIRAFDAFSLPVLRWLDPEDAHRLAIQGLRFLPPVKPRPEDPKLAVRAFGLNFPNPIGMAAGFDKNAEVPDALLRLGFGFVEIGSVTPKPQAGNPRPRLFRLERDEAVINRMGFNNDGAEAALRRLAARAEHGGIVGVNVGANKDSPDRVADYVKLIETFAPVASYFTVNVSSPNTPGLRNLQEGALLDDLLGRVIDARERVRESAGDTPVLLKIAPDLSLAQLDDVVQVARSRRVDGMIVSNTTIARPSTLREEMRAKEQGGLSGRPLFRLSTRMVAETYVRVEGAFPLIGVGGVDSGGAALTKIRAGASLIQLYSSLVYKGLGLVDEIKRDLTSTLLRTGRDALSEIVGADAATLTAEDWPGM, encoded by the coding sequence GTGATCCGCGCCTTCGACGCCTTTTCGCTGCCGGTGCTGCGCTGGCTCGATCCGGAGGACGCGCATCGCCTCGCGATCCAGGGCTTGCGCTTCCTGCCGCCGGTCAAGCCGCGACCCGAAGATCCAAAACTCGCGGTGCGCGCGTTCGGGCTCAACTTTCCGAACCCGATCGGCATGGCCGCGGGTTTTGACAAGAACGCCGAGGTGCCTGACGCGCTGCTGCGGCTCGGCTTCGGCTTCGTCGAGATCGGCTCGGTCACGCCGAAGCCTCAAGCTGGCAATCCGCGGCCGCGGTTGTTTCGGCTCGAGCGCGACGAGGCCGTCATCAACCGCATGGGCTTCAACAATGATGGCGCGGAAGCCGCACTTCGGCGGCTCGCCGCGCGCGCGGAGCATGGCGGCATCGTCGGCGTCAATGTTGGTGCCAACAAGGATTCGCCCGACCGTGTCGCCGATTACGTCAAGCTGATCGAGACCTTTGCACCGGTCGCGAGCTATTTCACCGTCAACGTGTCGTCGCCGAACACGCCGGGCCTGCGCAACCTTCAGGAAGGCGCGCTGCTCGACGATCTGCTCGGACGCGTGATCGACGCGCGCGAGCGGGTGCGTGAGAGCGCCGGCGACACGCCGGTGCTCTTGAAGATCGCGCCGGACCTGAGCCTCGCCCAGCTCGACGACGTCGTGCAGGTCGCACGCTCGCGCCGGGTCGATGGCATGATCGTGTCGAACACGACGATCGCGCGGCCGAGCACGCTGCGCGAGGAGATGCGCGCCAAGGAGCAGGGCGGCCTGTCCGGCCGGCCGCTGTTCCGCCTGTCGACGCGCATGGTCGCGGAGACCTATGTCCGCGTTGAGGGCGCGTTCCCGCTGATCGGCGTCGGCGGCGTCGATTCCGGCGGTGCCGCGCTGACCAAGATCCGCGCCGGCGCAAGCCTGATCCAGCTTTATTCGTCGCTGGTCTATAAGGGCCTCGGCCTCGTCGACGAGATCAAGCGCGACCTGACGTCAACTTTGCTGCGCACGGGCCGGGATGCGCTGTCCGAAATCGTCGGTGCCGATGCCGCGACGCTCACCGCGGAAGACTGGCCGGGGATGTGA